From Streptomyces sp. NBC_01551:
GGTTCCCAGGAGTCCGCCGAGGACGTCGAGCAGGGTCATCAGGGAGGGCGCGGGTGCTTCGCCGCGCGGGCGGGCGGCTTCGCCGACGGCGGTGCGGGCCTGCACCATGAAGTCCGTTCCCATGGGCGCGTCGGCGATCCGGCCGCCCGTCCCCCAGCCACTCGTGTACGCGTAGACGAGCGCGGGGTTGACGGCTGCCAGGTCGGTGTGGTCGAGGCCGAGTTCGGCCGCCTTGCCGGGGGCCCAGTTGTGCAGGAACACGTCGGCCCCGGCGGCCATGCCGAGGAGCCGGCGCCGGTCGGCCCCGGACTTGATGTCGATCTCGACGGCCCGCTTGCCCCGGTTCAGCGCGAGCCAGCGGGCGGAGATCCCCGAGCAGGCCGGGGGCATTCCCCGCAGCGGGTCGCCGCCCGGCGGCTCGATGCGTACGACGTCGGCGCCGAGCAGGCCCAGCAGGTGGGCGGCGAGGGGTGCCTGGATGCGGCGGCCGGCCTCCAGTACGGTCAGCCCCGCCAGCGGGCGCGCGGCCGTCGGCGTCGCGCGCGGGGCGCGGTGGCCGGAGCCGTAGGGGGCCAGTTCCCAGGGCGCCGCGTCGTGGTCGGCGGCGTGCTCGGCGGCGCGCTCGGCCAGGGTCCGCAGTCGGCAGACCTCCGCGCCGGCGAGGGCGGCGGCCTCCCGGATCCGCTGCCAGGTGTGGGCGCGGGTGGTGGTGTGCAGGGCGTCGGGGAAGGGCGCGCAGGCGGTGGCGTAGCGGAACTGGAAGGGCCGCCAGCCGGCCCGGAGCGCGTCGGCGGGGGCTTCGAGGGCCCGCCAGAACGCCGCCCAGGCGCCGGGGTCCAGGGTCTCCAGCTCGAAGAGCGTGCCGTCGGCCGAGGTGAACGGGGGTCCGCCGGGAGCGAGTTCGGCGGCCTCGCCCTCATCGGCGCCGGCCGCGGCGAGGTACTGGGAGACGACGAGGAGCCCGGCCCGGTCCGCGCTGGTCCGCACCCCGGCGGCCGGGCCTCCCCGGGCCTGGCCGACCAGTGCGGCCAGCAGCCCCTGCACGGTGAGGACGCCGGTCGCGGCGGCCGCGTAGTCGACGGCGAGGCCGCGCGGAGCGCCGTCGCGCCGGCCGTGGACGGCCATGATGCCGGTGGCGGCCTGCGCGGTGGCCTCGTCGGCGATGCCGCTCGTCCGGTCCGCCGACCACCGCACGGCCGCCTCCCGCTCCCCGAAGTCCCCGCCGGACAGCGCGAGACGGGCCGCGCCGCCCTTGGCCGGCCCGGGCTGCTCCGGCGCGGTACGGGCGCCCAGGTACCGCAGGTGCGCGGTGGCCAGGCCGGTCAGCTCGGGCGGTCCCGAGGCGGCGATCCGCAGCCCTTCGAGCGGCTGGACGGTCTGAGTGATGGCTGGTGACGCCATGCCTCTCCTCTTCTCCTGGCGCGCGGCGGTGGCCGGCGCCCCGGATGTGCGCGACGCGGGAACCAGGTCGGGTGCGCACCCGACCAGTTCCTCGGGAAGGCAGTCGGACAGCCGTTCCCATGGGTTCCCGGCGGAGCGGAGGAAACTGGTGGAGCACCGCGGAGAAAGGGATCACAGCCATCCTGAACTCCCTTGCACGACAGTGGAGTTGAGGGGAAGGGTCGCGGAGTTCGTCCGCGACCGCGTCATGCGCCTCGAGCCCGTGATCGACGCGGGCGGGCCGGCCGCGGCCGCCGCCCTGCGGGATCTGCGGGCCCAGGCGAAGGAGGCGGGCCTGTGGGCGCTGCCGCTGCCCGTCGAACTGGGCGGCCAGGGACTGCCGCTGGCGCAGTACGCCCGGATCGCCGAGGCGGAGGGAGCGAGCGACCACGGGCCGGCGGCCCTGGGCTCCGCGTCGCTGCTGGACGCCACCATGCTGTGGAACCACGGCAGCGACCGGGTCCGCGAGCGGTATCCGGCGCGGCTGGCCTCCGGGGAGCTGCGCGCCTGCTACGCGATGACCGAACCCGACACCCCGGGCACCGACCCCTTCCTCACCGCGACCCGCGCCGAGGAACAGCCGGACGGCAGCTGGCGGGTGAGCGGCCGCAAGTGGTTCACGTCGGGCGCCGCCGACGCCGACCTGGTCACCGTCCTCGCCCGCACCGACGGGGACCCCGGCGACCGCACCGGGCTCTCGCTCCTGCTGGTTCCCACCGGGTCCCCGGGCTTCCGGGTGGTACGCGAGCTGCCGCTGTTCGGGGCCACCGGCCAGTGGGAGATCGCGTTCGACCGGGTCGCCGTGCCCGCCGACCACCTCGTCGGCAAGCGCGGACATGCCCTGGCCATCGCGGGCGAGCGGCTCCAGCTGGGCCGGACCCTGCGCTGCCTGCGCTGGCTCGGCCAGGCGCAGCGCGCCTTCGACCTGATGTGCGAGCGCGCGGGCTCCCGCAGCGGATCACGCGGTCCGCTGGCCGGCCACCAGCTCGTCCAGCAGCACGTCTTCGAGGCGCTGCTCGCCCTGCGCACCACCCGGCCGCTGGTCCACGAGGCGGCGGATCGGATCGCCGCCGGGCTCGACGCGCACGTCGAGGTGGGTCTGGCCAAGGTCGCCGCGGCCCGCATGCTCCAACAGGTCGCGGACGCCGCCATCCAGGTCCACGGCGCGGCAGGGCTCGGCCCCGACACCCCGCTGCCCGCGCTCTTCCGCACCGGGCGTGCGGCACGCATCCTCGACGGCCCGGACGAACTCCACATCAGCTCCGTGGCCCGCCGGGTGCTACGCGCCTACGAGCCCTGACACGCGCGGCGTGCCCCTCGGATCGGCGCCCGGGGCGGTCCCCGGCGCGGTTCAGGCGTCGCGGATGTCGATCAGGTCGGTCAGTGCGGCCAGCCCCAGTGCCAGGAAGTAGTCGCCCCACACCAGCTCGTGCCGCACGGCGACGCCCTTGCCGGCGTCGTAGCAGCCGTCCAGCAGCCTGCCCCGGATCAGGTGCTCGGCGACCAGGCGCTCCAGGATCGCGACGGCCCGGTACGCGTACCGCGGCGCCCGGGCGCCCGGGACCCGGGCGAGTTTCAGCAGCGCGACGGCCGCGATCGCGGCGGCGGAGGTGTCCGGCGGGCCGGCGGGCCGCGCCGCGTCGGCCGGCGGGACCAGCGGGGAGTCGGGCCGCGTCCACGGCCCGGCCAGCCGCTCCGCCACCGCCTCCCACTCGGGGGCCGCACCGGCGCAGACGGCGGGGCGGTGCAGGGCGTCGGCCACCGCAAGGAGCAGCCACGCGTCGCCCCGGCTCCAGCCCGCCGCCGGCTCCTCGCACGCCCGCCAGCCCGCCGCCGCGTCGAACTCCCGGGCGGGTACGGTGTGCCCGCCCTCGCCGAGGCACAGGTCGAGGTGGCGCCGCAGGTGCGATGCGGCGGCCTCGGCGCCCTCCGGTCCCGCGGCGGCGAGCAGCGGCACCATGCCCGGCACGCCGTCCACCCGGGCCAGCAGCCTGGGTCCGCCGAAGGCCGACCCCCAGGGCACCAGCCCGAGTTCGGGGTCCATCGCGGCCAGCGCGGCCCGCGCCGCCCGGGTCCGCAGGGCCCGCGCCGCGGCGTCGCCGTCGGCGTGCGCGGTCGCGTACCAGAGGATCAGCCCGCGCGTGGAGGTGTCGGCCTCGACCCAGCCGGCCAGCCGCGCCGTGCACGCGGCGGCGGCCGCCCGGTCGCTCGCGGCGCCGGTGTGCCGGGCCCGCAGCCACAGCAGTCCGGCCCAGAAGCCGCCGGTCCACGAACCCCGGCCGGTGGTCACCCATCGCCCCGTGTCCGGATCGGCGTACAACGGGAACCGCTCTCCCGCCTCGGCCAGGGTGACGGCCGCGCGGTCGAGGATGTCGGCCAGGGCGCGGCCCGCCCAATCGGGTGTCGGCGTCATGCCGGGACCTCCGTGCCCGGCAGCCGGCGTTCGCGTACCGCCCAGGTCGTCGCGACCACGCCGGCCGCGGCGAACTCGGCGGCGACGAGCAGCCAGCCCGGCCCGTACCGGCCCGCCTCCGCCAGGACGCCGAAGAGCGGCGGTCCGAGCGCGAATCCGGCGAAGAACCCGGCGGCCACCAGCGCGGAGTCCTGCCCGGCCCGGCCCGGGGCGGCCCGCTGCATCACCAGCACCATCGAGACGGCGTTGCCGGAGACGGCGAACACCCCGACGGCGACGACGGCCGGCCAGACCAGCGGCGGCACGGACATCGCGGCGGCCAGCAGGACCGCCGCCACGACCGCCCCCGCCGCCAGCCCGCCGGGCAGCCACTCGGCGCGCCCCGGCCGGGCCGCCTTCGACCAGCCGACCCGTCCGGCGATGCCCGCGACGCCGAGCACGGCCACCAGGGCCGCGGCCGCCGTCGGTCCCATGCCGAGCTCCTGGGCGCCGAAGAGCGCCACGTACGTGTTGACCGAGGCGATCCCGCAGCCCAGGAAGAACGAGAAGACGGCCAGCCAGGCGATCGCGCCGCGCGGCACCAGCGACGCGCGCGGCGGCGCCGCCTTCGCCGGCGGGTCGGCGGGCAGGGCGCGCCACCCCCAGAGCGCGGCGAGCGCGGCCGTCGCGGCCGCCGTCCACACCGCGCCGCGCCAGCCGACCCCGCCGGCCAGCGCAGCGAGCGGCAATCCGGCGGCGAACGCGCCGAGTTGGACTCCGGACTGCTTCATCCCGGTCACGGCGCCGCGCCGGGCGGGCGCGACGGCGGCCAGGATCGCCTTGTTGGTCGCCGGATTGGCCAGCGCCTGCGGCAGCCCGCCCAGCGCGACGGCGGCGAGGAGGAACCCCGGCCCGGGTGCGGCCCCGATCAGCGCGAGCGCCACCGCGGACACCAGCAGCAGGACGACGAGGGAGCGCCGCGGCCCGATCCGGTCCACGACCCGCCCGCCGACGGGCGACAGCACGGCGGCCGCCCCGAACCCGATCGTGGTCGTCAGTCCGAGGACGGTCGGCGAGACGCCCAGCTCGCGCACCAGCCTCGGGCCGAGGGCGCCGAGCAGGAACAGTTGCAGCATGGAAAAGGCCATGGCGCTGGTGAGCAGCGCCGTCAGCCGGCCGTCTTCCCGCGCTTCGGCCGCCTGCGCCGAAGCCGTCCGCTCCCCCACCGCTGACTCCGTTCCGTGGCTGACATCCGTGGCCGGCATTCCGGTCCGGGACAGGAGTCGGATCGGTGAACAGGCAGGTTCCCGGCGCCCGTTGTGGCGTAGGACACAGGCGTTTTGTCAGGTCGCGCCAACTTTCGACGGCCCTCTGTGAGCTCCACCGGAGGGATGCGACGATGAGCCCGCCATGACTCCCGGTCGATGTTGCCGCGCACTCAGGGCCGCGATGTTCGCGGCCACCTGTGTGCTGCTCGCATCCCTGGGGCACCTCCTCATGTCGGGGGCGGCCGTCCCCTGGCGGGCGGTGGCCGCCGCGCTCGCGGTCACCGGCGCGGTCGCCTGGGTCCTCGCCGGTCGCGAACGCGGCCTCCTTGCCGTCACCTCCGCGACGGTCGCCGTCCAGGCGGTCCTGCACACCGGGTTCTCCCTGGCCCAGGCGCTGGCCCAGGCGGCGGCTCCGTCGCGGCCCGAGGGCGTTTCGGTGGCCCAGCAGTGGGCCCAGTACCTGCTCTGCGGCCCGACCGCACGGCTCTCCCGCGCCGAGGCCGTACGGGTGGTGCGGGACGCGGGTCTCGGGAGCCGGCTGGAGCTGCCTCCGCCCGGCGAGGGCGGCCACGCCCACCACGCCGCGCACGCGATGGCCGATGCCGGTACGGCCATGACCACCGTGCCGATGCCCGCCGGGCACGACATGGGCTCGATGTCGCCGACCGGCATGCTGGCCGCACACCTGCTGGCCGCGCTCCTGTGCGGCCTCTGGCTCGCCTACGGGGAGCAGGGCACGTTCCGCGTCCTGCGCGCGGTCGCCGGGCTGCTTCTCGTACCCCTGCGCCTGGCCTTCCGCCTCCCCGCACCTCCCGACCGTCCCCGCCTGGGCGCCCGCCGCGGCCACCGGTCGCGCCCGCCGCGCGGGTTCCTGCTCGTCCACGCCATCACCTCACGGGGTCCGCCCGCGGGAACCGCTGTCATCTGACAGCCGGCTCACCGACGCGCGCGAGGACGTACCGCTCGCCACGCGCCTCGGTCATCGGTCATGCCGTCCGGCAGGCCGTACCGCTCACCGGCCCGCCCCGCTCCCGTTGCGCGCGCGGCGCCGGACCCGGATTCCGGATTCCCAGAAGGACATCAGGCGATGCCCCCTGCCCTGCTTCCCCCTCCGGCCGTCGTCGAGACGGCACCCTCACGCCACACCGGCGGCCCCGACGAGTCGACGACCCTGCTGGCGCTCGCCGCCCACGACGGCGACCCCGACGCGGTGGACCGCTTCGTCCGCGCCCTGCACCGTGACGTGTGGCGCTACGTGGCGTACCTCAGCGCCGATCCGCAGTCGGCGGACGACCTGACACAAGAGACCTTCCTGCGGGCCCTGGGCAGCCTGCACCGGTTCGAGGGCCGCTCCTCAGCCCGCACCTGGCTGCTCTCCATCGCCCGGCGCACCGTCATCGACAGCCTCCGCCACAAGGCGGCCCGCCCCCGGATCTCCGACCGGGACGACTGGCAGAGCGCCGCCGAACGGACCCAGCCCCGCGATCTGCCAGGCTTCGAGGACGGGATCGCCCTGGCCGAGCTGTTGGCCGCGATCCCCGCCGAACGGCGTGACGTGTTCGTCCTCACCCAGGTCCTGGGGCTCCCCTACGCCGAGGCGGCGACCGCCCTCGGCTGCCCGATCGGCACGATCCGCTCCCGGGTGGCCCGTGCCCGCGCCTCGCTCGTGGAACTCCTCACGGACACCTCTCACGCGTCGGTCGCCGGCCCGCCCGCCTCCGGGGCGAAGTAGTCGCTCGCCGACATCTCCGTACCGCCCTCGGTGCGTACGCGGACCAGCGACAGCCCTCTGCCCGGCGCCTCGTCGTCCGGCCCCGCCACGATGACCAGGCCGTCGGTCTCCGAGCGCACCACGCGCCCGGGCGCGCCGCCGTACCGGCCTTCGGTGGCGGCGGCCGCCAGGATCTCCAGGCGCCGGCCGCGGTGGTGGGTGTACGCGCCGGTCCTGCCGCGGGACTGGGCGCGCACGAGGTGCTCGATGTCCTCGGCGGAGCGGTTCCAGTCGATGCGCAGGGCCTCGACGGACCGGGCGCCGGCCGGTCGCGGCGGGTCGGTGTCCGGGGCGGCGGCCTCCGCCGCCGCGGCGTCGGGGTCCTCGTGCACCGTGTGGGAGGGGGTGGTGTCGAAGTGCCGGTGCACACGGCGCAGCAGGGAGCCGAGCTGGGCGCGTTCCCCCGCGGTCAGGGGGGCCAGGAACTCCTCGTCGGTGGAGGAGATGTCCGCGTTGAGCCGGGCCAGGGCCGCGCGGCCTTCCCGGGTGAGTTCGACGACGACCCGGCGGCGGTCGGCGGTGTCGCGGACGCACTCGACGTACCCGGACCGGGCCAGGTCGTTCACGACCTTGACGAGGTCGCTGGCGTTCATGTCGAGCCGGTTCGCCAGGGTTCCCTTGGACTGGGGGCCGAGGTCGCCGAGCAGGGCGAGCACGGTCAGGTGCCACAGGCGCAGGCCGTGTTCGGTCAGTTTGGCCGTGAGCCTGCGGCGGGCCGCCTTGCCGATCGCGTACACCAGGTAGGCGTTGAGATCGAGCACGCTCGGCGGTGTCGCGCTCGTCGGCTCCGGTACGGCGGCGCCCCTTCCCTCCCGCTGTCCGGCCCCGCCCGTTGCCGGTCTGTGCGCGGCGGCCGCGTCCGCGCTCCGCGGCGCCGGCGGGGCGCCGGGGGGCGGGTCGGGGTTGGTCAGGGCGTCGAGTACGCGCGCCCAGTCGGTCTGTGTGTTCGCCGTGCCGATGATGACGAACGCAGGCCCCGCAGCGCCCCCGTTGGCCTCCGCCGCGACCGGATGTTCCATCAGTTTTCCCTCGCTCCCCGTCCGTTCGAACACGTGGGCCGCCGCAATGACATCGCCGCCGCGCGGATCGGGTGATCCGCGCGGCGGCGAAGGGGCGGCCGGTCAGGTCCGCCCCGCCGGTCAGGGGCGGCAGTCAGGGGCGGCCGGTGAGGTATCCGCCCATCGAAGTGAAGTACTCGGTCGCGGGCAGTTCCCGGCCGTCCTCGGTACGGACCCGGGTGATGGCGAGTCCGTGGTTTCGTCCGGTGCGGGCGTCGGCTCCGGCGACGATGACCACCCCGTCGCCCTCCCGGTAGAAGATCCGGCCCGGCGTTCCCCCGTACCTGCCCTCGGAGACCACGGCGGCCAGGACCTCGAGGCGGCGGCCGCGGTGGTGGGTGAAGGCGCTCGGGTAGGGGGCGGACTGGGCGCGCACGAGGCGTTCCAGGTCCTCGGCCGGCCAGTTCCAGTCGATCCGGATGTCCTCCTCGGCCCGCTTGTGGAAGAAGCTCGCCTGCGAGCGGTCCTGTCGGGTGAACTCGGTACGGCCGGAGGCGATCAGGTCCAGGGCGGCGACGACGACCGGGGCGATCAGGTCGACCGTCTTGTGGAACAGGTCGGTCGCGGTGTCGGTGGGGCCGACGGGTACCGCCTGCTGGACCACGATGTCCCCGGCGTCGAGCACCTCGTCCATCAGGTGCGCGGTGACGCCGACTTCGGGCTCGTTGTTGATCAGGGCCCAGATCAACGGGGAGAACCCCGCGTACTTCGGCAGCAGCGAGTCGTGCACGTTGAGCGTGCCGCGGCGGGGCAGGGAGTAGATGCGCGGAGGGATCCAGGTGCGCCAGTTGTTGGCGACGATGATGTCGGGGTCCGCCTCCTTGAGGCGGGCGAACAGCTCCTCGTCGTCGGGGCGGTTGCGGATGACGACCGGTACGCCGTGCTCCGCCGCGAGGTCGGCGACCGAGTCGCTCCAGATCTTCTCGTAGGCGTGTTCGCTCTTGGGGTGCGTGACGACCAGCACCACGTCGTGCTCGGAGTCCAGAAGCGCTTGCAGGGTGCGATGCCCCCAGGTCTGATATCCGAACATGACGACCCGCATGCGGTTCCTCCTCATACGAACGGTGGACTACTCCTAGTAAAGCAAGGCTTACCTAACTACGCAACAACCCTATTTTCAGGGCTATTTGACATCTGGAATCACCCACAAGAGAGCCCCCGGCCCATCGACAGGGGCTTGTAGATCAGGTTAGCCTTCCCTAAGTTCCACCTGCAGTCGCGCGTCGGCATGCCTTGCTTCCGCCCTTCCCTCACGCCCGGCGAGCTGCCATCCCCCCGATGGGAGTGACATGTCACAAGCTCCTCCTGACGATGCACCACTGATCCACGACCTCATCGGAATCGGCTTCGGCCCCTCCAATGTGGCCATGGCCATCGCACTCAGCGAACACAACGCGAGCGTCGACAGGCAGGGCGCGGTCACTGCTCACTTCTTCGAGCAGCAGCCCCGTTTCGGCTGGCACCGCGGCATGCTGATCGACGACGCCACCATGCAGGTCTCCTTCCTCAAGGACCTGGTGACCCTGCGGAACCCGGCGAGCGAGTTCAGCTTCCTCTGCTACCTGCAGAGCAGGGGCCGGCTCGTCGACTTCGTCAACCACAAGAACCTCTTCCCGCTGCGCGTGGAGTTCCACGACTACTTCGAGTGGGCCGCGGCCAAGGTCGACGACATGGTGTCCTACGGGCACCAGGTCACCGCCGTACGGCCCGTCGTGCGCGACGGGGTGGTCCAGTACGTCGACGTGATCGCGCGCTCCGGCTCGGAACCGGTGGTCCACCGGGCCCGCAACCTCGTCATCGGCACCGGGCTGCGCCCGCAGATGCCCGACGGCGTCGGGCGCACGGAGCGGATCTGGCACACCTCCGACCTGCTGACCCGGGTCGACTCCCTCAAGGACACCGACCCGTCCCGGTTCATCGTGGTCGGCGCCGGCCAGAGCGCCGCGGAGAACGTGTCCTTCCTGCACCGCACCTTCCCCGAGGCCGAGGTCTGCGCCGTCTTCTCCCGGTACGGCTACAGCCCGGCCGACGACAGCGGGTTCGCCAACCGGATCTTCGACCCGGAGGCGGTCGACGAGTACTTCACCGCCCCGGAGGACGTGAAGCGCAAGCTCATCGCCTACCACGCCAACACCAACTACTCCGTGGTGGACATCGAGCTGATCGACGAGCTCTACCGGCAGCAGTACCAGGAGAAGGTGCTCGGCACCGAGCGGCTGCGCTTCCTGAAGGTCTCCCGCCTCACCGACGTGGTCGAGACCCCGCACAAGGTGCGCGCCACCGTGGAGTCGCTGGTGACCGGCGAGCGGACGCCGCTCGACGCCGACGTGCTGATCTACGCCACCGGGTACCGGTCGGCCGACGCGCTCGGGCTGCTCGGCGAGCTCGGGCGCCACTGCCGGCTCGACGAGCGGGGCCGGGTCCGGGTCGAGCGCGACTACCGCGTGACGACCGGCCCCGAACTGCGCTGCGGGATCTACCTCCAGGGCGGTACCGAGCACACCCACGGCAT
This genomic window contains:
- a CDS encoding CoA transferase, whose translation is MASPAITQTVQPLEGLRIAASGPPELTGLATAHLRYLGARTAPEQPGPAKGGAARLALSGGDFGEREAAVRWSADRTSGIADEATAQAATGIMAVHGRRDGAPRGLAVDYAAAATGVLTVQGLLAALVGQARGGPAAGVRTSADRAGLLVVSQYLAAAGADEGEAAELAPGGPPFTSADGTLFELETLDPGAWAAFWRALEAPADALRAGWRPFQFRYATACAPFPDALHTTTRAHTWQRIREAAALAGAEVCRLRTLAERAAEHAADHDAAPWELAPYGSGHRAPRATPTAARPLAGLTVLEAGRRIQAPLAAHLLGLLGADVVRIEPPGGDPLRGMPPACSGISARWLALNRGKRAVEIDIKSGADRRRLLGMAAGADVFLHNWAPGKAAELGLDHTDLAAVNPALVYAYTSGWGTGGRIADAPMGTDFMVQARTAVGEAARPRGEAPAPSLMTLLDVLGGLLGTEAVLAGLLLRERTGRGVRVDSSLLGASDVLLGPALRRVRRGEQPRRPAGFRRPLPTADGWIAPADSCAAAAAAYDLTSLPTGEALAQLRAHGLTATAVTTDPADLRHDPRFTGSISRDAHGAPTVPDPWSFA
- a CDS encoding acyl-CoA dehydrogenase family protein, giving the protein MRGRVAEFVRDRVMRLEPVIDAGGPAAAAALRDLRAQAKEAGLWALPLPVELGGQGLPLAQYARIAEAEGASDHGPAALGSASLLDATMLWNHGSDRVRERYPARLASGELRACYAMTEPDTPGTDPFLTATRAEEQPDGSWRVSGRKWFTSGAADADLVTVLARTDGDPGDRTGLSLLLVPTGSPGFRVVRELPLFGATGQWEIAFDRVAVPADHLVGKRGHALAIAGERLQLGRTLRCLRWLGQAQRAFDLMCERAGSRSGSRGPLAGHQLVQQHVFEALLALRTTRPLVHEAADRIAAGLDAHVEVGLAKVAAARMLQQVADAAIQVHGAAGLGPDTPLPALFRTGRAARILDGPDELHISSVARRVLRAYEP
- a CDS encoding sugar ABC transporter permease; protein product: MTPTPDWAGRALADILDRAAVTLAEAGERFPLYADPDTGRWVTTGRGSWTGGFWAGLLWLRARHTGAASDRAAAAACTARLAGWVEADTSTRGLILWYATAHADGDAAARALRTRAARAALAAMDPELGLVPWGSAFGGPRLLARVDGVPGMVPLLAAAGPEGAEAAASHLRRHLDLCLGEGGHTVPAREFDAAAGWRACEEPAAGWSRGDAWLLLAVADALHRPAVCAGAAPEWEAVAERLAGPWTRPDSPLVPPADAARPAGPPDTSAAAIAAVALLKLARVPGARAPRYAYRAVAILERLVAEHLIRGRLLDGCYDAGKGVAVRHELVWGDYFLALGLAALTDLIDIRDA
- a CDS encoding MFS transporter translates to MAFSMLQLFLLGALGPRLVRELGVSPTVLGLTTTIGFGAAAVLSPVGGRVVDRIGPRRSLVVLLLVSAVALALIGAAPGPGFLLAAVALGGLPQALANPATNKAILAAVAPARRGAVTGMKQSGVQLGAFAAGLPLAALAGGVGWRGAVWTAAATAALAALWGWRALPADPPAKAAPPRASLVPRGAIAWLAVFSFFLGCGIASVNTYVALFGAQELGMGPTAAAALVAVLGVAGIAGRVGWSKAARPGRAEWLPGGLAAGAVVAAVLLAAAMSVPPLVWPAVVAVGVFAVSGNAVSMVLVMQRAAPGRAGQDSALVAAGFFAGFALGPPLFGVLAEAGRYGPGWLLVAAEFAAAGVVATTWAVRERRLPGTEVPA
- a CDS encoding sigma-70 family RNA polymerase sigma factor; amino-acid sequence: MPPALLPPPAVVETAPSRHTGGPDESTTLLALAAHDGDPDAVDRFVRALHRDVWRYVAYLSADPQSADDLTQETFLRALGSLHRFEGRSSARTWLLSIARRTVIDSLRHKAARPRISDRDDWQSAAERTQPRDLPGFEDGIALAELLAAIPAERRDVFVLTQVLGLPYAEAATALGCPIGTIRSRVARARASLVELLTDTSHASVAGPPASGAK
- a CDS encoding MarR family transcriptional regulator, with the protein product MEHPVAAEANGGAAGPAFVIIGTANTQTDWARVLDALTNPDPPPGAPPAPRSADAAAAHRPATGGAGQREGRGAAVPEPTSATPPSVLDLNAYLVYAIGKAARRRLTAKLTEHGLRLWHLTVLALLGDLGPQSKGTLANRLDMNASDLVKVVNDLARSGYVECVRDTADRRRVVVELTREGRAALARLNADISSTDEEFLAPLTAGERAQLGSLLRRVHRHFDTTPSHTVHEDPDAAAAEAAAPDTDPPRPAGARSVEALRIDWNRSAEDIEHLVRAQSRGRTGAYTHHRGRRLEILAAAATEGRYGGAPGRVVRSETDGLVIVAGPDDEAPGRGLSLVRVRTEGGTEMSASDYFAPEAGGPATDA
- a CDS encoding methionyl-tRNA formyltransferase; amino-acid sequence: MRVVMFGYQTWGHRTLQALLDSEHDVVLVVTHPKSEHAYEKIWSDSVADLAAEHGVPVVIRNRPDDEELFARLKEADPDIIVANNWRTWIPPRIYSLPRRGTLNVHDSLLPKYAGFSPLIWALINNEPEVGVTAHLMDEVLDAGDIVVQQAVPVGPTDTATDLFHKTVDLIAPVVVAALDLIASGRTEFTRQDRSQASFFHKRAEEDIRIDWNWPAEDLERLVRAQSAPYPSAFTHHRGRRLEVLAAVVSEGRYGGTPGRIFYREGDGVVIVAGADARTGRNHGLAITRVRTEDGRELPATEYFTSMGGYLTGRP
- a CDS encoding lysine N(6)-hydroxylase/L-ornithine N(5)-oxygenase family protein; protein product: MSQAPPDDAPLIHDLIGIGFGPSNVAMAIALSEHNASVDRQGAVTAHFFEQQPRFGWHRGMLIDDATMQVSFLKDLVTLRNPASEFSFLCYLQSRGRLVDFVNHKNLFPLRVEFHDYFEWAAAKVDDMVSYGHQVTAVRPVVRDGVVQYVDVIARSGSEPVVHRARNLVIGTGLRPQMPDGVGRTERIWHTSDLLTRVDSLKDTDPSRFIVVGAGQSAAENVSFLHRTFPEAEVCAVFSRYGYSPADDSGFANRIFDPEAVDEYFTAPEDVKRKLIAYHANTNYSVVDIELIDELYRQQYQEKVLGTERLRFLKVSRLTDVVETPHKVRATVESLVTGERTPLDADVLIYATGYRSADALGLLGELGRHCRLDERGRVRVERDYRVTTGPELRCGIYLQGGTEHTHGITSSLLSNTAVRVGDILRSIIDRGPEPAGGPRRAADEIGSAL